The proteins below are encoded in one region of Hordeum vulgare subsp. vulgare chromosome 3H, MorexV3_pseudomolecules_assembly, whole genome shotgun sequence:
- the LOC123444718 gene encoding trans-cinnamate 4-monooxygenase encodes MDFVFVEKLLVGLLAAVVGAIVVSKIRGRKLRLPPGPIPVPIFGNWLQVGDDLNHRNLAAMARKFGEVFLLRMGQRNLVVVSSPPLAREVLHTQGVEFGSRTRNVVFDIFTGEGQDMVFTVYGDHWRKMRRIMTVPFFTNKVVQQYRPGWEAEAAFVVDNVRADPRAATEGVVLRRHLQLMMYNNMYRIMFDRRFESMDDPLFLRLRALNGERSRLAQSFEYNYGDFIPILRPFLRGYLRLCKEVKETRLKLFKDYFLDERKKLASTKAMDNNGLKCAIDHILEAEQKGEINEDNVLYIIENINVAAIETTLWSIEWGLAELVNHPEIQQKLRDEMDAVLGVGQQITEPDTHRLPYLQAVIKETLRLRMAIPLLVPHMNLHDAKLAGYNIPAESKILVNAWFLANNPEQWKRPDEFRPERFLEEEKHVEANGNDFRYLPFGVGRRSCPGIILALPILGITIGRLVQNFVLTPPPGQDKLDTTEKGGQFSLHILKHSTIVAKPRVF; translated from the exons ATGGACTTCGTCttcgtggagaagctcctggtggGCCTCCTCGCGGCCGTGGTGGGCGCCATCGTGGTGTCCAAGATCCGGGGCCGCAAGCTGAGGCTGCCGCCGGGCCCCATCCCGGTGCCCATCTTCGGCAACTGGCTGCAGGTCGGCGACGACCTGAACCACCGCAACCTGGCGGCGATGGCCCGCAAGTTCGGCGAGGTGTTCCTCCTCCGCATGGGCCAGCGCAACCTGGTGGTGGTGTCGTCCCCGCCGCTGGCGCGGGAGGTGCTGCACACGCAGGGCGTGGAGTTCGGGTCCCGCACCCGCAAcgtggtgttcgacatcttcaccGGCGAGGGCCAGGACATGGTGTTCACCGTGTACGGCGACCACTGGCGCAAGATGCGGCGCATCATGACCGTGCCCTTCTTCACCAACAAGGTGGTGCAGCAGTACCGGCCCGGGTGGGAGGCCGAGGCGGCCTTCGTGGTGGACAACGTCCGGGCCGACCCCAGGGCCGCCACCGAGGGCGTCGTGCTCCGCCGCCACCTGCAGCTCATGATGTACAACAACATGTACCGCATCATGTTCGACCGGCGGTTCGAGAGCATGGACGACCCGCTCTTCCTCCGCCTCCGGGCGCTCAACGGCGAGCGCAGCCGCCTCGCGCAGAGCTTCGAGTACAACTACGGGGACTTCATCCCCATCCTCCGCCCCTTCCTCCGCGGCTACCTCCGGCTCTGCAAGGAGGTCAAGGAGACCCGCCTCAAGCTCTTCAAGGATTACTTCCTAGACGAGAGGAA gaagCTGGCGAGCACCAAGGCCATGGACAACAACGGACTCAAGTGCGCCATTGATCACATCCTCGAGGCAGAGCAGAAGGGGGAGATCAACGAGGACAACGTCCTCTACATCATCGAGAACATCAACGTCGCCG CGATCGAGACGACGCTGTGGTCGATCGAGTGGGGGCTCGCGGAGCTGGTGAACCACCCGGAGATCCAGCAGAAGCTGCGGGACGAGATGGACGCGGTGCTGGGCGTCGGGCAACAGATCACGGAGCCGGACACGCACAGGCTGCCCTACCTGCAAGCGGTGATCAAGGAGACGCTGCGGCTGCGCATGGCCATCCCGCTGCTGGTGCCCCACATGAACCTCCACGACGCCAAGCTCGCCGGCTACAACATCCCCGCCGAGAGCAAGATCCTCGTCAACGCCTGGTTCCTCGCCAACAACCCGGAGCAGTGGAAGCGGCCGGACGAGTTCCGGCCGGAGCGCTTCctggaggaggagaagcacgTGGAGGCCAATGGCAACGACTTCAGGTACCTGCCCTTCGGCGTCGGCCGCCGGAGCTGCCCCGGCATCATCCTCGCGCTGCCCATCCTCGGCATCACCATCGGCCGCCTCGTCCAGAACTTCGTGCTCACGCCGCCGCCCGGCCAggacaagctcgacaccacggagAAGGGCGGCCAGTTCAGCCTCCACATCTTGAAGCACTCCACCATCGTGGCCAAGCCCAGAGTGTTCTAG